The following coding sequences lie in one Arachis hypogaea cultivar Tifrunner chromosome 9, arahy.Tifrunner.gnm2.J5K5, whole genome shotgun sequence genomic window:
- the LOC112712166 gene encoding protein ACCUMULATION AND REPLICATION OF CHLOROPLASTS 3, chloroplastic isoform X5, which yields MKTCSKTVVLVASAGYGLDLSVAVDIFETVRSRNGLAVAIVLRPFSFEGLRRQDEVKDLMGKLKESANLIIEIDIDALLQKDLLTLDEAMKTANNAVLLAIKAIYVLKSETHRKLVDRLQDGVTEASTSEVNKILANYKEAGIGFGAAYNIKTSILQSTLECPFLGVRLKDPTSIVICILASSVPINHSDIAAFLRTFRQTTAYTGDILVSTIYEPNVEPNLWITTVLALGSSNVKQSVQSVGILSRLALHFPRLFSFWGTHNQQQVHTGKECAVTPQKVMESYERDEEPNKNAAHFVDGSFNNHNEQLEPRVSSSSSKLATSRFSEKEDMFDSIAQNSVPYDSIIEDDYAFQREQLENWNLGPGYEVAREWAQERVADATHMIDNLSIFHLPVGVRPSEDLKDCLKVSFMTEQKEPESVNEVNVSTINEGIPSWNVVTDASLEAVKGLASSLLKGKDANKPKKHGVLSDRAASMLEAERDLSKKWNPVVEMQYRGGRYKGRCQGGLPEGKGRLILGDGSIYDGSWRHGKRSGPGTFYFKNGDMFQGTWRDDVMHGKGWFYFHTGDRWFANFWKGKANGEGRFYSKSGDAFFGNFKDGWRHGQFLCINANGTRYAEIWEQGVLLDIKQLYR from the exons ATGAAGACATGCTCAAAGACTGTTGTCCTT GTGGCTAGTGCAGGATATGGATTGGACCTTTCTGTTGCAGTTGATATTTTTGAAACTGTGAGGTCCAGAAATGGGTTAGCAGTTGCTATAGTTTTGAGGCCTTTTAGCTTTGAAGGGTTAAGACGACAGGATGAG GTGAAGGATTTGATGGGGAAGCTTAAGGAGAGCGCGAATTTAATTATAG AAATTGATATTGATGCACTGCTTCAAAAAGACTTGTTGACTCTAGATGAGGCCATGAAGACTGCAAATAATGCAGTTTTGTTGGCTATTAAGGCCATATATGTATTAAAAtct GAGACGCATAGAAAACTTGTAGATAGATTGCAGGATGGTGTGACTGAAGCCAGCACTTCAGAAGTTAATAAA ATATTGGCAAACTATAAAGAAGCAGGGATCGGATTTGGAGCTGCATATAACATCAAAACCTCAATATTGCAGTCTACATTAGAGTGTCCTTTCCTTGGTGTTCGTTTAAAG GATCCAACTAGTATTGTTATCTGCATTCTTGCTAGTTCAGTACCCATTAATCATAGCGATATAGCAGCCTTTCTGCGTACATTCCGTCAAACTACAGCATATACGGGGGACATATTAGTATCCACAATCTATGAGCCAAATGTTGAGCCCAACTTATGGATAACAACTGTCCTTGCACTTGG CAGTTCAAACGTGAAACAATCTGTCCAGAGTGTTGGTATACTATCCAGACTGGCCCTGCATTTTCCTCGTCTTTTTAGCTTTTGGGGGACGCATAATCAGCAACAAGTTCACACAGGAAAAGAGTGTGCAGTAACTCCTCAGAAAGTGATGGAGTCTTATGAAAGGGATGAGGAGCCAAATAAGAATGCTGCACATTTTGTAGATGGCAGTTTTAATAATCACAATGAACAGTTGGAGCCAAGAGTGAGCAGCAGCAGCTCCAAGTTGGCTACTTCAAG gttttctgaaaaagaagatATGTTCGACTCTATAGCCCAGAATTCTGTCCCTTATGACTCTATTATTGAAG ATGACTATGCTTTTCAAAGGGAGCAACTTGAAAACTGGAATCTGGGTCCTGGATATGAAGTGGCAAGGGAGTGGGCCCAAGAACGGGTAGCTGATGCAACACATATGATAGATAATCTAAGCATATTCCACCTTCCTGTAGGTGTGAGGCCTTCAGAAGATTTGAAAGATTGTTTAAAAGTCTCATTCATGACAGAACAGAAGGAACCGGAATCTGTCAATGAAGTAAATGTATCAACAATAAATGAGGGCATCCCTTCTTGGAATGTAGTGACTGATGCAAGTTTGGAAGCAGTAAAGGGATTGGCATCTTCACTTTTGAAGGGAAAAGATGCTAATAAACCAAAGAAGCATGGAGTACTTTCTGATCGAGCTGCTTCTATGCTG GAGGCAGAACGGGACTTGTCAAAAAAGTGGAATCCTGTTGTGGAAATGCAATACAGGGGAGGAAGATACAAGGGACGATGCCAAGGAGGTCTTCCTGAAGGAAAG GGGCGTCTTATTCTTGGAGATGGAAGTATATATGATGGTTCATGGCGCCATGGTAAGAGATCAGGGCCAGGTACCTTCTATTTCAAAAACGGAGACATGTTTCAAGGAACATGGAGGGATGATGTCATGCACGGCAAG GGTTGGTTTTATTTTCACACTGGTGATCGGTGGTTTGCAAACTTTTGGAAGGGAAAGGCCAATGGTGAGGGGAGGTTCTACAGCAAGTCTGGTGATGCCTTCTTTGGGAATTTCAAAGATGGCTGGCGTCATGGCCAGTTTCTTTGCATCAATGCTAACGGAACTAG GTATGCTGAGATTTGGGAACAAGGTGTTCTTTTAGACATCAAACAGTTATACAGATGA